Proteins found in one Paenibacillus wynnii genomic segment:
- a CDS encoding TetR/AcrR family transcriptional regulator: MSPRAGLDTKTIVSAAAQIADEFGIEEVTLAALAAKLGVRSPSLYNHISGLQSLRTQLAVYGLEQLYTVMSDAADGANGSTAVHAMGVAYVDFSRRHPGLYETTLRAPEGQNVELEAISDKILSLIVLVLQVYHLGEEGTIHAVRGLRSILHGFASLEHKGGFGMPLDSNVSLSRLIDTFIAGIGRMNAEGEISKSV; encoded by the coding sequence ATGTCACCTAGAGCCGGACTAGATACAAAGACTATAGTTAGTGCCGCAGCGCAAATTGCTGATGAATTTGGAATAGAGGAAGTTACCTTAGCAGCACTTGCAGCCAAGTTAGGTGTTCGTTCACCCTCTTTGTATAATCATATTAGTGGGCTACAGAGTCTACGTACACAGCTTGCCGTTTACGGCTTAGAACAGCTCTATACAGTCATGTCTGACGCAGCAGATGGGGCGAATGGCTCAACGGCTGTCCATGCCATGGGAGTTGCCTATGTGGATTTTTCCCGGAGACATCCCGGTCTGTATGAGACTACCTTAAGAGCGCCTGAGGGGCAAAATGTAGAGCTTGAAGCAATAAGTGATAAGATTTTATCGTTAATAGTTCTCGTTCTGCAGGTTTATCATTTAGGGGAAGAGGGCACGATTCATGCAGTAAGAGGTTTAAGGAGCATATTGCACGGATTCGCTTCTCTTGAGCATAAGGGAGGCTTCGGTATGCCACTGGATTCTAATGTAAGCCTGTCCCGGCTAATTGACACATTTATCGCAGGAATTGGCAGGATGAACGCTGAAGGTGAAATATCCAAGTCTGTGTGA
- a CDS encoding helix-turn-helix transcriptional regulator codes for MGEHKNMKLKLARIQKDLSQEQLAEEVGVTRQTIGLIEAGTYNPSIKLCIAICRTLNTTLNDLFWEEEE; via the coding sequence ATGGGAGAACATAAGAATATGAAATTGAAGCTGGCACGCATCCAGAAGGATCTCTCCCAAGAACAGCTGGCAGAAGAAGTGGGTGTTACAAGGCAAACGATCGGTCTAATTGAAGCAGGAACCTACAATCCTTCCATCAAGTTATGTATTGCAATTTGCAGGACACTTAACACCACATTAAATGATCTATTTTGGGAGGAAGAAGAATGA
- a CDS encoding aminopeptidase, whose translation MSNFQNQLQKYADLAIQIGINVQPGQTLVVSAPIVAADFVRLITAKAYAVGASLVKVNWNDESITRQQFEYAAPETFTKAPTWLAGEMTELAENGAAFLTVLAENPDALKGIDPERIANSQKTRGAALTKYREMQMSDKVSWCLVAIPSQNWADKVFPDLPAEERVDKLWEAIFHTVRLDREDPVAAWQEHLDNLEQKSNVLNAKKYKKLHYIAPGTDLSIELPEGHLWAQGDSINAKGHSFVANMPTEEVFTAPLKTGVNGVVRSTKPLSYGGNIIDGFSITFENGRITQVTAEKGQETLEHLISLDEGAKYLGEVALVPHRSPISESNILYYNTLFDENASNHLAIGTAYAFCLEGGKEMTKEQLIEHGLNTSVTHVDFMIGSAEMNIYGITADGVEEPVFLNGNWAF comes from the coding sequence ATGAGTAATTTTCAGAATCAGCTGCAAAAATATGCCGATCTTGCCATACAAATCGGTATCAATGTTCAACCGGGTCAAACACTGGTAGTGAGTGCACCGATTGTGGCTGCGGATTTCGTACGTCTAATTACTGCCAAAGCGTATGCTGTGGGAGCCAGTCTTGTGAAAGTAAATTGGAACGATGAAAGTATAACTCGCCAGCAGTTCGAGTATGCAGCCCCGGAAACGTTTACGAAAGCGCCGACCTGGTTGGCAGGTGAGATGACTGAATTGGCAGAGAACGGTGCTGCATTTCTCACTGTGCTTGCCGAGAACCCCGATGCACTCAAAGGTATTGATCCGGAACGTATTGCTAATTCCCAAAAAACACGCGGAGCTGCTCTTACCAAATACCGTGAAATGCAAATGTCTGATAAAGTGAGCTGGTGTCTGGTAGCCATTCCTTCGCAAAACTGGGCGGATAAAGTATTCCCTGATCTCCCTGCAGAGGAACGTGTAGATAAACTATGGGAGGCCATTTTTCACACCGTAAGACTTGACCGTGAAGATCCTGTAGCTGCATGGCAAGAGCATTTAGATAATCTGGAGCAAAAGTCCAATGTTCTGAATGCCAAAAAGTATAAAAAATTGCATTACATAGCTCCAGGTACTGATCTAAGCATTGAACTGCCGGAAGGCCACCTATGGGCACAAGGAGACAGTATTAATGCTAAGGGGCATTCCTTTGTCGCCAACATGCCAACAGAAGAAGTATTTACGGCACCACTCAAGACGGGTGTGAACGGCGTAGTACGTAGTACAAAACCTCTTAGTTATGGCGGAAACATCATTGACGGATTTTCGATTACTTTTGAGAACGGCCGAATTACTCAGGTAACGGCTGAGAAAGGTCAAGAAACTCTTGAGCATCTGATCAGTCTCGATGAAGGAGCTAAATATCTTGGTGAAGTAGCGCTGGTTCCTCATCGTTCACCGATCTCGGAATCTAATATTTTGTACTATAATACACTTTTTGATGAAAATGCTTCTAATCATCTGGCTATTGGTACCGCCTATGCCTTCTGTCTGGAAGGCGGCAAGGAAATGACCAAAGAACAGTTGATTGAGCACGGTCTTAACACAAGTGTTACCCATGTGGATTTTATGATCGGTTCCGCAGAAATGAACATCTACGGCATTACAGCCGACGGCGTTGAAGAACCGGTGTTCCTTAACGGAAACTGGGCATTTTAA
- a CDS encoding hemolysin family protein, whose amino-acid sequence MGIGLSLTLVAVLIVLTAFFVATEFAMVRLRGSRISQMVIEGRKNAVAVQRVSANLDGYLSACQLGITITALGIGALAEPAFEQMLLPLFDWAGINVDFSHILAFALAFFIATFLHVVVGELAPKTAAINKPEEISLMTALPIIWFYKILYPLIWLLNGSANLLVRLFGLKPASEHGDAHSEEEIRLILSESYESGKINKAEYGYVNRIFTFDEMLAREIMVPRTDMVCLFSNHSLQENFSVIRKEQYTRFPVAEGNKDNIIGMINTKQLYLEYDNNPDFNFKGLIQPVLTVSEVTPVKTVLTRMQKERVHIALLLDEYGGTSGLITIEDILEEIVGEIRDEFDEDERRNIEKLSDSHYLFDGKVSLLEIKQLTGLDFEDDEVITIGGWIYSHLPDPAIGKSVTRDHVKVIVREMNRHRIRKVEIIIDSPDNPEQTEEKNSH is encoded by the coding sequence ATGGGTATAGGACTCAGTTTAACGTTGGTAGCTGTTTTGATTGTTTTAACTGCTTTTTTTGTAGCTACGGAATTTGCAATGGTAAGGCTAAGAGGCAGCCGCATCAGCCAAATGGTTATAGAAGGACGCAAGAATGCGGTAGCTGTCCAAAGGGTCTCAGCCAATCTTGACGGGTATTTATCCGCTTGTCAGCTGGGGATTACCATTACAGCACTCGGAATCGGGGCACTTGCTGAACCGGCATTTGAACAAATGCTGCTTCCGCTGTTTGACTGGGCAGGCATTAATGTGGATTTTAGTCACATTTTAGCTTTTGCACTCGCTTTCTTCATTGCAACATTCTTACACGTTGTTGTCGGGGAACTTGCTCCGAAAACCGCTGCTATTAACAAGCCGGAAGAAATCAGCCTGATGACAGCCTTACCGATCATTTGGTTCTATAAAATCCTGTATCCTTTGATTTGGCTTCTAAACGGTTCTGCAAATCTACTAGTTCGTCTATTTGGTCTGAAGCCTGCCAGCGAGCATGGGGATGCGCATTCCGAGGAAGAAATTCGGCTTATCCTTTCTGAAAGCTATGAGAGCGGTAAGATTAATAAGGCTGAGTACGGATACGTAAACCGAATCTTTACTTTTGATGAAATGTTAGCCCGCGAAATAATGGTTCCTCGTACAGATATGGTATGTCTTTTTTCGAATCACTCGCTGCAGGAAAACTTCAGTGTTATCCGTAAAGAGCAATATACCCGCTTCCCAGTTGCTGAAGGCAATAAGGATAACATTATAGGGATGATTAATACAAAGCAGCTTTACCTGGAGTATGACAACAATCCTGATTTTAATTTTAAAGGTTTGATTCAACCGGTATTAACGGTCTCCGAAGTTACACCTGTAAAGACAGTCTTGACCCGAATGCAGAAGGAACGTGTGCATATTGCCCTTTTGCTGGATGAATACGGTGGAACGTCCGGTCTTATAACGATTGAAGATATTTTGGAAGAAATAGTAGGAGAAATCCGTGACGAATTTGACGAGGATGAGCGTAGAAATATAGAAAAACTGAGTGATTCTCATTATTTATTTGATGGCAAGGTATCCTTGCTTGAAATCAAGCAACTGACGGGACTGGATTTCGAGGATGATGAGGTCATCACAATCGGTGGTTGGATATATAGTCACCTTCCCGACCCAGCGATTGGAAAAAGTGTAACGCGTGATCATGTAAAGGTTATTGTTCGCGAAATGAACAGACACCGAATTCGGAAGGTCGAAATCATTATAGATTCACCTGATAATCCCGAACAAACCGAGGAAAAAAACTCACATTAG
- a CDS encoding DUF1836 domain-containing protein — protein MESFTLTRKEMSHILLSLTGNLDQEPPNVLQESWIKFHQTENQNELPAIVQKMIKGRIPKGLSLGDIAALGSHIEYSTLSVTAMQNWVKRDFKEYLGSPRQGKKYSMNQAALLFMIDDLKAALDFESIRQLFHQLFLKPERDDDDLIEPAQLYKAYAGLFEAIKCNPSFQNHQMYARNITGEKSWKDCVIEDSTEGMMKRLAHLTRTQSEAVWNTIFIAAISVQTCYFQSLARQSLHSALFLDF, from the coding sequence ATGGAATCATTTACTTTGACCCGAAAAGAAATGTCCCATATACTGCTCTCATTAACCGGAAACTTGGACCAAGAACCACCAAACGTTCTTCAGGAATCATGGATCAAATTTCATCAAACTGAGAATCAGAATGAACTCCCAGCAATTGTACAAAAAATGATTAAAGGCAGAATCCCAAAAGGGTTGTCTCTTGGAGACATTGCGGCTTTAGGCAGCCATATAGAGTATTCCACACTTTCCGTAACCGCCATGCAGAATTGGGTGAAACGAGACTTTAAAGAATATTTGGGCTCGCCTCGTCAGGGGAAGAAGTACTCCATGAATCAGGCGGCGTTATTATTCATGATTGATGATCTTAAAGCGGCTCTTGATTTCGAGAGCATTCGCCAGCTGTTTCACCAGTTATTCCTGAAGCCTGAACGTGACGATGATGATCTGATAGAGCCTGCCCAGCTTTATAAGGCATATGCGGGTCTTTTTGAAGCCATCAAATGTAATCCTTCCTTTCAAAATCATCAAATGTATGCTCGGAATATAACGGGTGAAAAGTCATGGAAGGATTGTGTTATAGAGGATTCTACTGAGGGAATGATGAAAAGGTTGGCTCATCTAACACGGACACAAAGCGAGGCGGTCTGGAACACAATATTCATAGCCGCGATCTCCGTTCAAACCTGTTATTTTCAGTCTCTTGCCAGACAATCCTTGCATTCAGCGTTATTCCTTGATTTTTGA
- a CDS encoding GNAT family N-acetyltransferase produces MIITLRKLVPEDSEELLQLQHQLDEESTFMLLEPDERQSGLRQVREMIENFMMAETSVLIGADVDGILVGFMSLRGGTVRRNQHSAYLVIGILKQYQGVGIGTALFHEMHEWAVEHHVIRLELTVMTHNHRALALYIKSGFTIEGTRVKSLRVNGQWVDEFYMGKIIE; encoded by the coding sequence ATGATAATTACGCTTAGGAAACTGGTGCCCGAGGACTCAGAGGAATTACTACAGTTGCAGCATCAGTTGGATGAAGAATCTACCTTCATGCTGCTTGAGCCTGATGAAAGGCAGAGCGGGCTGCGGCAGGTTAGGGAAATGATAGAGAATTTCATGATGGCAGAAACCTCAGTCCTTATCGGTGCAGATGTAGACGGCATTCTTGTAGGATTCATGTCCCTGAGAGGGGGGACCGTTCGGCGAAATCAACACAGTGCTTACCTAGTAATCGGAATTCTGAAGCAATATCAGGGTGTTGGTATTGGAACAGCGTTGTTTCATGAGATGCACGAGTGGGCTGTTGAACATCACGTTATACGTCTTGAGCTTACAGTCATGACCCATAATCATCGAGCCTTGGCCTTATATATTAAAAGCGGTTTTACGATCGAAGGAACAAGAGTGAAGTCGCTTAGAGTGAATGGACAATGGGTCGATGAGTTTTACATGGGTAAAATTATAGAATAG
- the pstA gene encoding phosphate ABC transporter permease PstA → MKPRTVDKIATGVIVFFALLIVGILLSLLGYILMRGLSHLSLDFLFSAPQKIRAGGGVGPQLFNSIYLLLLTLLITVPLGLGAGIYMAEYARPGRITGFIRLIVEVLSSFPSIVVGLFGLLLIVNYFNLGFSLVSGALALTVFNLPLMVRITEQAFRTVPKQQKEAGFALGLSKWKIVTSVLFPVALPTIITGTILSAGRVFGEAAALMFTAGMSSPRLNFHNWNPLSPTSPLNPFRPAETLAVHIWKINSEGLAPDAAQIAAGASAVLVITILVFNLAARFFGRYIYRKLTASKRMN, encoded by the coding sequence TTGAAGCCTAGAACGGTTGATAAGATTGCCACAGGTGTTATCGTATTCTTCGCTTTACTTATTGTAGGTATTCTGTTGAGTTTATTGGGATACATCCTAATGCGGGGCTTAAGTCATCTGAGTTTGGACTTTTTATTTTCAGCACCCCAAAAGATCCGTGCAGGCGGAGGCGTGGGTCCACAGCTCTTCAATTCGATCTATCTTCTATTACTAACCTTACTTATCACTGTACCACTCGGCTTAGGTGCTGGGATATATATGGCTGAATATGCACGACCAGGAAGAATAACAGGGTTTATCCGCTTGATCGTGGAGGTATTATCTTCATTCCCGTCCATAGTTGTCGGATTGTTCGGATTGTTGCTCATCGTGAACTATTTTAATCTCGGATTCTCCTTGGTTTCAGGTGCTCTGGCTTTAACGGTATTCAATTTACCATTGATGGTCCGGATTACGGAGCAGGCTTTCCGCACCGTACCGAAGCAACAGAAGGAAGCCGGCTTTGCACTAGGGCTGTCCAAGTGGAAAATCGTAACATCGGTATTATTCCCAGTCGCACTGCCGACCATTATCACTGGTACCATCTTGTCAGCTGGGCGTGTATTCGGAGAAGCAGCGGCATTGATGTTTACCGCAGGAATGAGCAGCCCGCGATTGAATTTTCATAACTGGAATCCACTCAGTCCCACTTCACCACTGAATCCTTTCCGCCCGGCAGAAACACTGGCTGTGCATATTTGGAAGATCAACAGTGAAGGACTTGCACCGGATGCTGCCCAAATTGCTGCCGGAGCCTCAGCTGTGCTCGTAATTACGATATTGGTATTCAATCTGGCTGCCCGATTCTTCGGCAGATATATCTACCGTAAGCTTACGGCCTCGAAAAGAATGAACTGA
- a CDS encoding VOC family protein, whose translation MTSPILNQIGAVFIPVSDIERSKQWYCYLLGLPIEEEVLFGHLYVVPMEGPGIVLDSRIFTRECVLNAPAFHLNTRDIDAAYDFVKACGAEILTDIEHDHWFNFKDPDGNVLMICRC comes from the coding sequence GTGACAAGTCCAATTCTCAATCAGATCGGTGCAGTCTTTATACCAGTAAGTGATATAGAAAGATCCAAGCAATGGTATTGCTATCTTTTGGGACTGCCGATTGAAGAAGAAGTCCTATTCGGACATTTGTACGTTGTTCCTATGGAAGGGCCGGGAATTGTGCTCGATAGTAGAATCTTTACAAGGGAGTGTGTGTTAAATGCTCCAGCCTTTCATCTGAACACCAGAGATATTGATGCTGCCTATGACTTTGTGAAGGCATGCGGAGCAGAGATTCTGACGGATATCGAACATGACCATTGGTTCAACTTCAAGGACCCTGACGGGAATGTATTGATGATTTGCCGCTGCTGA
- a CDS encoding MBL fold metallo-hydrolase: MRITREGHLLQLTWMPRFFPVNCYLIEEEDGLTLIDAALPFCVKGILRTAKGLDKDITRIILTHAHEDHVGALDGVKQQFPDAKVYISERDSALLRGDLSLRPGEPSTPIRGGVPKKVTTKPDILLHDGDKVGSLLSISTPGHTPGSMSFLDSRSRAIIVGDAFQTFRGTAVSGTIVTWFPFPAMATWNKEAALASAFKVLEASPSLLAVGHGNIIKQPRLKIQAAIDTAMKKGVKKVHVT, from the coding sequence ATGCGCATTACTCGTGAAGGACATTTATTGCAGCTAACCTGGATGCCAAGGTTTTTTCCAGTGAATTGTTATCTTATTGAAGAAGAGGATGGGTTGACTCTTATTGATGCAGCGCTGCCCTTCTGTGTGAAGGGAATTCTACGCACGGCGAAGGGTTTGGATAAGGACATTACAAGAATCATATTAACGCATGCACATGAAGACCATGTTGGTGCACTGGACGGAGTAAAACAACAATTTCCAGATGCAAAAGTGTATATTTCAGAACGGGATTCAGCGTTGTTAAGAGGAGACCTTTCACTTCGACCCGGTGAGCCTTCGACACCTATTCGGGGGGGAGTTCCCAAAAAGGTCACAACAAAACCTGATATTCTTTTACATGATGGTGATAAAGTAGGTTCTCTACTATCCATAAGTACTCCGGGTCATACTCCAGGATCTATGTCTTTTCTAGACAGCCGCAGCCGGGCAATTATTGTTGGTGATGCTTTTCAGACTTTCCGCGGAACCGCTGTATCCGGTACGATTGTAACTTGGTTTCCCTTCCCGGCAATGGCAACGTGGAATAAGGAAGCTGCACTAGCCAGTGCATTCAAAGTCCTTGAGGCCTCGCCCTCATTGCTTGCGGTGGGACATGGGAATATAATCAAGCAGCCACGACTGAAGATACAAGCAGCTATAGATACAGCAATGAAAAAAGGAGTGAAAAAGGTTCATGTCACCTAG
- a CDS encoding aminopeptidase, which translates to MLDFKQKLENYALLAVKIGVNIQPGQKLVVNADIASAELVRVVVRKAYEAGAQLVKVNYSDEIVTRTRYDLAPSESFLEPPKWQADELEDMARNGAAFLTIISADPDLLSGVESSRIADHQKTTGQALSAYRELLMGNHASWSGLAFPSPSWAAKVFPEAPKEQQVDLLWDAIFKAVRADQADPIEAWRLHLEGLKHRCDLLNDKKYRSLHYIAPGTDLTIELPEGHIWCQAGSVNDHGIPFLANLPTEEVFTAPLKTGANGTVLSTKPLSYGGNIIDRFTLTLENGKVIAYTAEEGLDTLTTLLTMDDGASYFGEVALVPFHSPISESGILYYTTLYDENASCHLAIGAAYAFTLQDGIAMSKEQLVDKGMNQSLIHVDFMMGSSDMNIDGITDDGTAEPIFRNGDWA; encoded by the coding sequence TTGTTGGATTTCAAACAAAAGCTGGAGAATTACGCATTACTGGCGGTAAAAATAGGTGTGAATATCCAACCTGGACAAAAGCTTGTTGTTAATGCCGATATAGCCTCTGCGGAGCTGGTTCGTGTAGTTGTACGAAAAGCTTATGAAGCTGGCGCACAGCTCGTAAAGGTTAATTATAGCGATGAAATCGTTACCCGTACGCGATATGATTTGGCCCCTTCGGAGTCCTTTCTTGAGCCTCCAAAGTGGCAGGCTGATGAATTAGAGGATATGGCACGGAACGGAGCCGCCTTTCTAACCATTATCTCTGCCGATCCCGACCTGCTAAGCGGAGTTGAATCCAGCCGGATCGCTGACCACCAGAAGACTACCGGTCAAGCTCTCTCCGCTTATCGGGAGCTGCTCATGGGCAATCATGCTAGCTGGAGCGGTCTGGCCTTCCCGTCCCCGTCCTGGGCAGCTAAAGTATTCCCTGAAGCACCTAAGGAACAGCAAGTTGACCTGCTGTGGGATGCTATTTTCAAAGCAGTCCGTGCCGATCAAGCAGATCCGATAGAAGCTTGGCGTCTCCATTTGGAGGGTCTAAAGCATAGATGTGATCTTTTAAATGATAAGAAATATCGCAGTCTTCACTATATTGCACCCGGTACTGATCTCACTATAGAGCTACCTGAAGGTCATATCTGGTGTCAAGCAGGAAGTGTGAACGATCACGGTATACCATTTCTCGCTAACCTCCCTACTGAAGAGGTTTTCACTGCGCCGCTTAAGACTGGAGCCAATGGTACGGTTCTAAGTACAAAACCGCTCAGCTATGGCGGTAATATCATTGACCGCTTTACTTTAACACTCGAGAACGGCAAGGTAATCGCCTATACCGCAGAGGAAGGTCTAGATACGTTAACGACCCTTTTAACCATGGACGATGGAGCCTCTTATTTCGGTGAGGTTGCCCTTGTTCCCTTTCACTCCCCTATTTCGGAAAGCGGAATTCTCTACTATACGACTTTGTATGATGAAAATGCATCCTGCCATCTGGCTATAGGAGCCGCCTATGCCTTTACCCTGCAAGATGGCATTGCAATGAGCAAAGAACAGCTGGTGGATAAAGGGATGAATCAAAGTCTTATTCATGTAGACTTTATGATGGGTTCATCAGACATGAACATCGATGGAATTACAGATGATGGTACAGCCGAACCGATCTTCCGTAACGGAGATTGGGCATAA
- the pstC gene encoding phosphate ABC transporter permease subunit PstC: protein MRGKLKQSRFEKHHIEDFIGRSYMSFCVLLLVVIIISMVYFVASKGVSTFISGDVTVSQFLFGTKWSPEAETPSFGAFPFIAGSFLVTFLAALIASPLSICAALFMTEIVPGWGKKLLQPVIELLSGIPSVVYGFIGLSVIVPFLRNTFPGQGIGVAAGALVLSVMILPTITSVAADALSSLPQNLKESSFALGATRWQTISRVIIPTTLPAIMTGVVLGMARAFGEALAVQMVIGNAPFIPRSLFESASTLTSVITLGMGNTTMGSAHNNALWSMALVLMLMTFVFIFLVRLLERRNKI from the coding sequence TTGAGGGGTAAATTAAAACAATCACGTTTCGAAAAACATCATATTGAAGATTTTATCGGGCGTTCTTATATGTCCTTTTGTGTGCTGCTATTGGTAGTCATTATAATATCGATGGTATATTTTGTAGCGTCTAAAGGTGTTTCTACTTTTATTAGCGGGGATGTAACGGTTTCTCAATTTTTATTCGGTACGAAATGGTCTCCAGAAGCTGAAACTCCATCTTTCGGCGCATTTCCATTTATAGCTGGCTCTTTTCTGGTTACATTTCTAGCTGCACTTATTGCCAGTCCACTAAGTATATGCGCTGCACTTTTTATGACTGAAATTGTACCCGGATGGGGCAAAAAGCTGTTGCAGCCGGTTATCGAACTGCTGTCAGGTATTCCTTCTGTGGTGTATGGTTTCATCGGTCTTAGTGTAATTGTACCGTTTCTACGCAATACATTTCCCGGTCAGGGTATCGGGGTTGCTGCAGGCGCGCTTGTATTATCTGTTATGATTTTACCTACCATTACAAGCGTGGCTGCAGACGCGCTTTCTTCTTTACCGCAAAATTTGAAGGAGTCATCCTTTGCGCTTGGGGCCACTAGATGGCAGACGATATCCCGTGTGATTATTCCGACAACTCTGCCGGCTATTATGACAGGTGTCGTCTTGGGGATGGCGCGCGCATTTGGTGAAGCTCTTGCCGTACAAATGGTCATCGGAAATGCACCGTTTATCCCGCGGTCACTATTCGAATCTGCTTCTACCTTAACAAGTGTGATTACACTCGGTATGGGAAATACGACAATGGGTTCAGCACACAATAATGCGCTGTGGAGTATGGCGCTTGTTCTTATGCTGATGACCTTTGTATTCATCTTCCTCGTCCGACTTCTTGAAAGGAGGAATAAGATTTGA
- a CDS encoding DUF6773 family protein, which translates to MRGKGIKDERITASIKRYEAQGFQLLSALLIASLVVKVFILKWDVEDYVDTMLMLVISGLYVEFRKIKDGLYLLPNKQENIKKMKKSNYIGGAVATLIWASIMFISDLTAGGDINITRIILKRLVGAIIFFIGITWSQWFILKLSNKYANKNAI; encoded by the coding sequence ATGAGGGGAAAAGGGATTAAGGATGAGCGGATTACAGCGAGTATAAAGCGTTATGAAGCACAAGGATTTCAGCTGCTTAGCGCACTATTGATAGCCAGCTTAGTTGTGAAGGTATTTATTTTAAAATGGGATGTAGAAGACTATGTAGACACGATGCTTATGCTTGTGATTTCAGGGTTATACGTAGAATTTCGTAAAATAAAAGATGGTCTGTATCTACTCCCCAATAAACAAGAAAATATCAAGAAAATGAAGAAGAGTAATTATATTGGAGGGGCTGTTGCAACTTTAATATGGGCTAGTATCATGTTTATTTCTGATCTTACCGCGGGTGGAGATATCAATATTACAAGAATTATACTTAAAAGACTTGTTGGAGCTATTATATTTTTTATAGGTATTACTTGGAGTCAATGGTTTATCCTCAAGCTGTCTAATAAATATGCGAATAAAAATGCTATATAA
- the pstB gene encoding phosphate ABC transporter ATP-binding protein PstB, whose amino-acid sequence MGATATAVGKSFQTEHLSIYYGTYEAVKGISLPFAENTVTALIGPSGCGKSTFLRSLNRMNDEISGSTTKGSIWIDGIDINAPGTDVIKLRQKIGMVWQKPNPFYKSIYDNIAFGPKYHGIKGKKALDEIVESSLRRAALWDEVKDRLKDSALTLSGGQQQRLCIARALSVNPQILLLDEPASALDPVSTGKIEELIKELKEELRIVIVTHNMQQAARISDYTAYFYLGSLVEYDKTGKVFTNPENQMTQEYIMGRFG is encoded by the coding sequence ATGGGAGCGACCGCAACGGCAGTTGGGAAGTCTTTTCAAACGGAGCATTTGAGTATTTATTACGGCACATATGAAGCAGTAAAAGGGATCAGCTTACCTTTTGCTGAGAATACAGTAACTGCACTCATTGGCCCGTCCGGCTGCGGAAAATCAACCTTTCTCCGTTCATTGAACCGGATGAATGATGAAATCTCCGGATCCACAACGAAAGGTAGCATCTGGATTGACGGTATTGATATTAATGCACCGGGTACAGATGTTATCAAGCTGCGCCAAAAGATCGGTATGGTCTGGCAGAAGCCGAATCCATTCTATAAATCTATTTATGACAATATAGCTTTCGGACCTAAATATCATGGCATTAAAGGCAAAAAGGCTTTGGATGAAATTGTGGAGAGCAGCCTGCGACGTGCAGCACTGTGGGATGAGGTCAAAGATCGTCTGAAGGATTCAGCCCTGACACTGTCCGGCGGTCAGCAGCAGCGTCTATGCATTGCAAGAGCCTTATCTGTAAACCCGCAAATCCTGCTGTTAGACGAACCTGCTTCTGCGCTCGATCCTGTTTCTACAGGTAAAATTGAGGAGCTTATCAAAGAACTGAAGGAAGAACTGCGGATTGTGATCGTAACCCATAACATGCAGCAGGCTGCCCGGATTTCGGATTATACAGCCTACTTCTACCTTGGCTCACTTGTGGAGTATGATAAGACAGGCAAGGTCTTTACGAACCCGGAAAATCAAATGACCCAGGAATATATTATGGGCCGTTTTGGCTGA